TAATCCTTTTTAAATAGATTGATGAAAGCCCCGAGCAGCAATGTTCGGGGCTTTTTTTATTATGCCACACAAACGATAGTGATGGTTATATTCTTTATCTGCTCTAATACATTGATACATTCACTAATTGTTGCGCCCGTAGTAAACACATCGTCTAATAGTATGATATGCTTATTTTCTAGTTTTTTCTTTTTTGTTAAATAAAAAACACCTGTCATATTTTCAAACCGATGAAACCTTGACTTATTAGTTTGACTTACTGTGTTTTCGCTTCTTAATAATACGTCATTCAATAATTCACATTTTAAATGTTGTTGTAGTCCTTTGGCGATTAATTCGCTTTGATTATAACCTCTTTGGCTTAGTTTTTTTTCATGTAATGGTACTGGAATGATATAATTTATGTTTTCCAGATGTGATAAGTTTTTATATAGTTCTTTGCCCAAATATTCTCCCAAATATGCTTTGTTATTATACTTTAATTCGTAAATCAGTTTTTGAATAACACTCTTTTTTTGGAATTTATACCTTCTATATAATTTATAATTTTTACCCTTTACACATAGATTGAGTTGATGTATATTATGTCGACTAACATGTTTTGGCAGGTCTACATAACATTTTATACAAAGGACACGTTCATTCTTAATTAAGACACTTTTACAGGAGTAACAAGTTCTGGGAAAAATTAAATTAATTATGTCCAAGAAAAGATGTAATTTATTCACGGCTTATAGTTTTAAGGAAATTAATTTAATACCTTAAATTTGCTAAAAATTTTTTTAATTTATGAATAAGAACGATCAATTATTTAGTGAGTTACTTTATTTACTACACCACAATGCATTTAGTGCACTTGATAATATAGATATTGCCAATTATTCGGAATCAGATTTAACTTCTGCTCGTCAACTCATTGATATGATTGTTATGCTAAAAGAAAAAACTAGAGGTAATTTATCAGATGAATTAGACCAAATACAAACAATGATGTTGTCTGAACTTGAATCAAAATACCAGCAAAAATTTAAAATAACCGAAACCAATGGATCAGCCAAATAATAGCATTAGCCCTTTAAAAGATAAGAAGTCAAGACGCATTATTATTATTCTTTCCGTCTTGCTTTCTCTTATTATTATTTTCAATATAGTAAGAGAAAATCAATTTAAAAAAACCTTAGAAACTGTTATTCAATATGAGGAAGAAAAAACTAGCTTAAGAGACAATTTAGATGATTTGATTGATGAACACGAAATTCTAAAAGATGAATATGGTGATTTAAGTAATCAATTAGAGGAGCGTGACTCAACCATATTAGCTTATGCCGATGAAATAAAACAACTTCTTAGATCTAAAGGAGAGTTGACACAGGCAAGGGCTAAGATTAGACGACTCAAAGAGATAAGCAAAAGGTATGTTTCTGCCATAGATTCTCTTTATACCTTAAATCAAGCCCTGCAATTAGAAAACGATAGTGTCAAAAAAGCCAATCAGCTAATCTCCAGCAGAAATAGAACATTAGAAAAAAATAACCAAGACCTCAGCGAACGTGTATTTACGGCGTCTATGCTTAGAGTAGAGAACATACATGTAGAAGGAGTGTATTATCGCTCTAGTGGTCGTGAAGTCACTACTACACGAGCATCAAAAATCCAAAACTTCAGTATATGCTTTGACATTATTGAAAACAAAGTAACAGATGCAGGTTTAAAAGAGCTTTTCATAAGAATAGTTGACCCGCGTGGTAAAGTACTCAATGTAGCTAATAAAATCCAAGAAACCACCATTGAAAACGACAGTGTTGTACAATATACGACCAACTATAATTTTGATTATGCCAATCAAAAAATTAGTGAATGCCAATTATGGACAAGGGGCAATGTTTTAATACCTGGAGTCTATTATTTCGAATTTATTATGGAAGGTCAGGTTATCGGCATAGCCAACACTAAGTTCAGATAATCCATGAAAATAGTTACTTATAATATTAATGGTATTCGTGCTGCATTAAGAAAAGGTTTGGACGAGTGGTTAAAATCTACTGACCCTGATGTCATTTGTTTGCAAGAAATCAAAGCTCGTGAAGAGCAATTTGACTCTAGTGTTTTTACAAACTTAGGATATCATTGTTATTGGTATTCAGCTCAAAAGCCGGGCTATAGTGGCACGGCTATTTTGTCCAAGGAAAAACCAATTAAGGTAACTTATGGCATGAATCATGAAAACTATGACAATGAAGGTCGAGTAATGAGAGTTGATTTTGAAACCTACTCTGTTATTAGTGTTTATATGCCATCTGGTAGTAGCGGTGACTCTAGACAAGCCTTTAAAATGACTTTTTTGGAAGACTTTCATCATTATATTTCTGAACTCATACAGCAAGTTCCAAACCTAATTATTGCTGGCGATTATAACATTTGTCATAAGGCTATAGACATACATAATCCAGAACGCAACCAAAAGACCTCTGGCTTTTTACCTGAAGAACGGGAGTGGTTGTCTTCATTCATAAATTTAGGTTTTATCGATACTTTTCGTCATTTCAATCAAGAACCACATCACTATTCTTGGTGGAGTTATCGAGCCAATGCTAGAGTAAAAAACCTAGGTTGGAGAATAGATTATTTATTGGCAACCCAATCTATGGAGTCACGATTAAATAGAGCAGCAATACTCAGTCAAGCCAAACACTCTGACCACTGTCCTGTTTTAGTCGAATTGAGTTAAGGTTTAATCAAACTACTTATGTTAATAAACTTTTTTAAAGTCTTTAAAGTGGGCTGAATGCTAATGTATATTTGAAAGTATAAATGAATAACTATGACTTACAGAATCTTACCCATCCTTATTATCATAGCAACGCTTTCATCCTGTGTATCTCCAAAGGTTGTTGAAGAGATTAAGCAACAACGTCAGGAAACGTTTCAAGAAAATCAAGAGATTAAAAAAGAAAACACTTCGCTTTCTACAGAAAACATTGAGTTAAAAGACAAGTTATCACGATTAAATAGTGAAATTACTCAATTGATTTCAGACTCTACTACAAGAGCCGCTAGTTGCCGTCAATTACAATCACAGTTAGATGATTTGAACGAAGCTTATGACTTACTGACTGCCAAGAATAGTCAGATGATGAGTAATAAAGCTGAAGAAACTAAAAAGTTGCTAAAAGAATTACAAAACACTAGAGAGGAGCTGTTGAAAAAAGAAGATGAGTTGTTGACTTTAGAACAAAATCTTAGCGTAAAACAAAAGGAACTTCTTAATACTCAAAACGAACTTATTGAAAGAGAGAAAAAAGTAATGGAATTGCAATCCATTATCAATAGGAAAGACTCTTTATTGTCGGCACTAAAAGATAGAATTTCTTCAGCATTACTTGGTTTTGAAGGAGATGGTTTGACAATCACACAAAAAAATGGCAAGGTTTATATTTCTTTAGAGGAACAATTGCTTTTCGCATCTGGAAGTTGGCAAGTAGATACTCGAGGTAGAGAGGCACTTTCTAAGTTGTCAAAAGCCTTAGAAA
The Flavobacteriales bacterium DNA segment above includes these coding regions:
- the xth gene encoding exodeoxyribonuclease III, encoding MKIVTYNINGIRAALRKGLDEWLKSTDPDVICLQEIKAREEQFDSSVFTNLGYHCYWYSAQKPGYSGTAILSKEKPIKVTYGMNHENYDNEGRVMRVDFETYSVISVYMPSGSSGDSRQAFKMTFLEDFHHYISELIQQVPNLIIAGDYNICHKAIDIHNPERNQKTSGFLPEEREWLSSFINLGFIDTFRHFNQEPHHYSWWSYRANARVKNLGWRIDYLLATQSMESRLNRAAILSQAKHSDHCPVLVELS
- a CDS encoding DUF1844 domain-containing protein encodes the protein MNKNDQLFSELLYLLHHNAFSALDNIDIANYSESDLTSARQLIDMIVMLKEKTRGNLSDELDQIQTMMLSELESKYQQKFKITETNGSAK
- a CDS encoding ComF family protein encodes the protein MNKLHLFLDIINLIFPRTCYSCKSVLIKNERVLCIKCYVDLPKHVSRHNIHQLNLCVKGKNYKLYRRYKFQKKSVIQKLIYELKYNNKAYLGEYLGKELYKNLSHLENINYIIPVPLHEKKLSQRGYNQSELIAKGLQQHLKCELLNDVLLRSENTVSQTNKSRFHRFENMTGVFYLTKKKKLENKHIILLDDVFTTGATISECINVLEQIKNITITIVCVA
- a CDS encoding OmpA family protein; amino-acid sequence: MTYRILPILIIIATLSSCVSPKVVEEIKQQRQETFQENQEIKKENTSLSTENIELKDKLSRLNSEITQLISDSTTRAASCRQLQSQLDDLNEAYDLLTAKNSQMMSNKAEETKKLLKELQNTREELLKKEDELLTLEQNLSVKQKELLNTQNELIEREKKVMELQSIINRKDSLLSALKDRISSALLGFEGDGLTITQKNGKVYISLEEQLLFASGSWQVDTRGREALSKLSKALENQQDINVLIEGHTDSIPFGGRGQIKDNWDLSVVRATAIVRILTSSSSINPERLTAAGKGEFVPIQSNSTSAGRSANRRIEIILTPKLYDLYELLDD